One genomic window of Dysgonomonas mossii includes the following:
- a CDS encoding NAD(P)H-dependent glycerol-3-phosphate dehydrogenase, with amino-acid sequence MSFPGKITIFGGGTWATALAKIMLNHEKHINWYMRRPEQIEDFKKTGHNPSYLSNVEFNLDRITFYSDITQAVEDSDTIVLAVPSPFLKSHLEKLNTSLANKFIISAIKGIVPPENLLVTDYLEQYYNVSPQNMAIVGGPCHAEEIALERLTYPTIACADIQKANAIAQVFNNRFVRASVSNDVAGIELAAVLKNVYAIASGICHGLKYGDNFQAVLVSNAISEMERFVDIVSPIERRIQDSAYLGDLLVTCYSSFSRNRTFGAMIGKGYSVKAAQVEMEMIAEGYYGTKCVREINEKYNVDIPVADMVYRILYENSPAHLEVKTLREQILK; translated from the coding sequence ATGAGTTTTCCCGGTAAAATAACAATATTTGGAGGTGGTACATGGGCTACAGCCCTTGCCAAAATTATGCTTAATCACGAAAAGCATATAAACTGGTATATGCGCCGCCCTGAACAAATAGAGGATTTTAAGAAAACAGGACATAATCCTTCTTATCTTTCAAATGTTGAGTTCAATCTGGATAGAATTACATTTTATTCGGATATTACACAAGCAGTGGAAGATTCGGATACAATAGTTCTTGCTGTACCTTCTCCTTTCTTGAAAAGTCATCTTGAAAAGTTGAATACAAGTTTGGCGAATAAATTTATTATTTCAGCGATAAAAGGTATCGTCCCTCCGGAAAATTTGCTTGTGACAGATTATTTGGAACAATACTATAATGTGTCACCTCAAAATATGGCAATTGTGGGAGGACCTTGTCATGCCGAGGAAATCGCTTTGGAACGATTGACTTACCCTACTATCGCTTGTGCCGACATTCAGAAGGCTAATGCGATTGCTCAAGTCTTCAATAATAGATTTGTGCGGGCTTCTGTGTCGAATGACGTTGCGGGGATTGAACTTGCCGCAGTACTGAAGAATGTGTATGCAATAGCTTCGGGTATTTGTCACGGGCTGAAGTATGGCGATAATTTTCAGGCGGTATTGGTTTCCAATGCTATCTCAGAGATGGAGCGCTTTGTTGATATCGTTTCTCCTATCGAAAGAAGGATACAGGATTCTGCTTATTTAGGAGATCTTCTTGTAACTTGTTATTCTAGTTTTAGCCGCAATCGTACCTTCGGTGCAATGATAGGCAAGGGCTATTCGGTAAAAGCTGCTCAGGTAGAGATGGAAATGATAGCGGAAGGTTACTATGGCACAAAGTGTGTAAGAGAGATCAATGAAAAATATAATGTGGATATTCCTGTTGCAGATATGGTTTATCGTATATTGTATGAAAATTCTCCTGCACATTTAGAAGTGAAAACATTAAGAGAACAGATACTAAAATAA
- a CDS encoding MATE family efflux transporter, with the protein MSKTANIDELQNKKISKLLWQYALPAIVGTMVNALYNIIDRIYIGHGPNLGDHAIGGLGIVLPIMNLTAAVGMLVGAGSASRISICLGSGDKETAEKIIGNSFLMTLLFTGVLVTTLFIFLDPILLRIGATKETFPYAKEFLLYYLPGNIFLTMCFNFNSMMRASGYPQKAMYTMLIGVIANIIIAPIFIFWFEWGIKGAAIATIISMFIGLCFVMYHFMNKNSMLRLRRKHIGLNKKIVWAVASIGMSPFFIQVAASIVVFFINNNLKTYGGNIAIEAYAIANTLIMIIVMIMVGLTQGMQPIVGYNYGAKRIQRVKETLFYTIKVGVAIGCIGLAIGVLLPDMIVKPFNPSPPLAAETAKALRIVTIMLPLVGFQIVVTNFFQCIGMAGKSILLSLTRQFLLLLPALFILPQFFGVNGVWYSLPTADFSATLLTAALFIWQINKFKKIESAEKL; encoded by the coding sequence ATGTCAAAAACAGCTAACATTGATGAATTACAAAACAAAAAAATAAGTAAACTTCTTTGGCAATACGCATTGCCGGCCATAGTAGGAACTATGGTGAATGCCTTGTATAACATTATAGACCGTATTTACATTGGACACGGGCCCAATCTGGGAGACCATGCCATTGGCGGGCTTGGTATTGTTTTGCCGATAATGAATCTTACCGCCGCTGTGGGTATGCTTGTAGGTGCAGGTTCAGCCAGCCGTATTTCAATATGCTTGGGTAGCGGAGATAAAGAAACCGCAGAAAAGATAATAGGAAACTCGTTCCTTATGACTCTTTTATTCACAGGAGTACTTGTTACTACGCTATTTATTTTTCTCGATCCTATATTATTAAGAATCGGAGCCACAAAAGAAACGTTTCCGTATGCGAAAGAATTCTTACTCTATTACCTGCCCGGCAATATATTTTTGACTATGTGCTTCAATTTCAACAGCATGATGCGTGCTTCGGGCTATCCTCAAAAGGCAATGTATACGATGCTAATCGGCGTTATAGCCAACATTATAATAGCTCCAATTTTCATTTTCTGGTTCGAATGGGGAATAAAAGGAGCTGCGATAGCTACTATCATTTCAATGTTTATAGGGCTATGTTTTGTCATGTACCACTTCATGAACAAAAATAGCATGTTGCGTTTACGCAGAAAGCATATTGGCTTAAACAAAAAAATAGTATGGGCGGTGGCAAGCATAGGTATGTCTCCGTTTTTCATACAAGTTGCAGCGTCTATCGTCGTATTCTTCATCAACAATAATCTGAAAACCTACGGGGGAAACATTGCTATCGAAGCTTATGCCATAGCAAACACCCTGATAATGATTATCGTAATGATTATGGTCGGACTTACCCAGGGAATGCAGCCTATTGTAGGATACAATTATGGAGCCAAAAGAATACAGAGAGTTAAAGAAACCTTGTTTTACACAATAAAAGTCGGTGTGGCTATTGGCTGCATAGGTTTAGCTATAGGCGTATTGTTGCCGGACATGATAGTTAAACCGTTCAATCCTTCGCCACCTTTAGCAGCCGAAACAGCAAAAGCCTTACGTATTGTAACGATTATGTTACCACTAGTCGGATTCCAGATTGTGGTTACAAACTTTTTCCAATGTATAGGTATGGCAGGAAAATCAATTCTATTAAGCCTTACCCGCCAGTTCCTATTATTATTACCAGCCTTGTTTATATTACCGCAGTTTTTCGGAGTAAACGGAGTATGGTATTCATTGCCAACAGCTGACTTTTCGGCAACTTTACTGACCGCAGCTTTGTTTATATGGCAGATAAATAAATTTAAGAAAATAGAATCCGCAGAGAAATTATAA
- a CDS encoding TldD/PmbA family protein: MIDHLNKQNILDHFSITENNLLKVINEALGKGADYTDIFFEHTFSNSISLRDGEVNRAASNIDFGVGIRVVSGDQTGYVYVENTEIAELLKAAKTAAGIASIPSKGITPIEIKEKHFRNHYKIERPWLDISVADKKSFVQKLNDRIFELDARVIKASVSLNDSTSYILFFNSEGILTWDYRPMSLMSGSCTMEQGGKIENGYASRAYRKGFESLNNDLIETLAKEAVAQTSLMFEAIKPKGGEMPVVMGAGSSGILLHEAIGHTFEADFNRKNISIFSDQLGKKICSPDINVVDDGTIDNARGTINFDDEGVEAQKTYIVKDGVLESYLHDRISAKHYNVSPTGNGRRQSFRYAPLPRMRVTYMENGNIPEADIIASVKQGVYVDNFTNGQVQIGAGDFTFFVKTGYLIENGKLTQPIKDINIIGNGAKVLTDITMVGNNLKIDEGTWTCGKDGQSVPVGQGLPSVLVRKLTVGGE; encoded by the coding sequence ATGATAGATCATTTGAACAAACAAAATATATTAGATCATTTCTCCATAACGGAGAATAACTTGCTTAAAGTAATAAACGAAGCTCTAGGTAAAGGTGCTGACTATACCGACATATTTTTTGAGCACACTTTCAGCAACAGCATATCACTCCGTGATGGAGAAGTAAATCGTGCTGCCTCGAATATAGATTTTGGGGTAGGAATACGAGTTGTCTCGGGAGATCAGACAGGGTATGTTTATGTAGAGAATACCGAAATAGCAGAACTGCTGAAAGCTGCAAAAACAGCCGCAGGAATAGCCTCTATTCCGTCAAAAGGAATAACTCCGATAGAGATAAAAGAGAAACATTTCAGAAACCACTATAAAATAGAAAGACCGTGGCTTGACATTTCTGTAGCAGACAAAAAATCATTTGTTCAAAAATTGAATGACAGAATTTTCGAGTTAGACGCTCGGGTCATCAAAGCTTCGGTCAGCCTAAACGATTCCACTTCTTATATTTTATTCTTTAACTCAGAGGGTATCCTTACCTGGGATTATCGCCCAATGAGTCTTATGTCTGGTTCATGTACAATGGAACAGGGCGGCAAGATAGAAAACGGATATGCTTCACGTGCCTACCGAAAAGGTTTTGAGTCTTTAAACAATGATCTGATAGAGACTTTAGCAAAAGAAGCCGTTGCACAAACCTCTCTGATGTTTGAAGCCATAAAACCCAAAGGCGGTGAAATGCCTGTAGTGATGGGTGCAGGAAGTTCGGGAATCTTATTACATGAAGCGATAGGCCATACATTCGAGGCGGACTTTAACAGAAAGAATATCTCTATATTTTCCGATCAACTTGGAAAAAAAATCTGTTCACCCGACATAAATGTTGTGGATGACGGCACCATAGACAATGCCCGAGGCACAATCAATTTTGATGATGAAGGAGTGGAAGCACAAAAGACCTATATTGTGAAAGATGGAGTTCTGGAAAGCTATCTTCACGACCGAATAAGTGCGAAGCATTACAACGTATCACCAACAGGAAACGGACGAAGGCAATCGTTCCGTTATGCTCCCCTACCCCGTATGCGGGTAACATATATGGAAAACGGAAACATTCCCGAAGCTGACATTATAGCGTCAGTTAAACAAGGTGTATATGTAGATAATTTCACCAATGGACAGGTACAAATCGGAGCAGGAGATTTTACCTTTTTCGTAAAAACAGGTTATCTGATTGAGAACGGTAAACTTACTCAACCGATAAAAGATATAAACATCATTGGAAACGGAGCCAAAGTCCTCACCGACATTACAATGGTGGGCAATAATCTGAAGATAGATGAAGGCACATGGACTTGTGGAAAAGACGGACAGAGTGTACCTGTAGGACAAGGGCTACCTTCGGTTTTAGTGCGCAAGCTGACTGTAGGTGGAGAATAA
- a CDS encoding glucose-6-phosphate isomerase, whose protein sequence is MDKVIKLDISKTLGFISQADINSQAALAKKCNEALHDGSGKGNDFLGWLNLPSSITDAELKDIEDTAAALKAKCEVIVLVGIGGSYLGSRAVIDSLSNAFDWLQKDRKNPVILYAGNNIGEDYLVELLTYLKGKSFGIINISKSGTTTEPALAFRILKAELEKAVGKEEAKNRIVAITDAARGALYTLATKEGYKKYVIPDNVGGRYSVLTPVGLLPIALAGIDIRQLVAGAVYMEKETAPSVSFEKNIAEIYAVTRNELYKKGKKIEILANFNPKLHYIAEWWKQLYGESEGKENKGIFNAAVDFTADLHSMGQWIQEGERSIFETVVSVAQPNETLTVPTDEENLDGLNFLAGKRIDFVNKMAELGTQIAHVDGGVPNIKVELPKLNEYSIGQLLYFFEKACGISGYILGVNPFDQPGVEAYKKNMFALLDKPGFEKESEAIKKRL, encoded by the coding sequence ATGGATAAGGTTATCAAATTAGACATTAGCAAAACATTAGGCTTTATAAGCCAAGCTGATATCAACAGTCAGGCAGCTCTTGCTAAAAAATGCAATGAGGCTCTTCACGATGGTTCAGGCAAAGGAAATGATTTTCTAGGCTGGCTCAATTTGCCATCTTCTATTACAGATGCAGAATTGAAAGATATTGAAGATACAGCAGCTGCATTGAAAGCCAAATGTGAAGTGATTGTATTGGTGGGTATCGGTGGTAGCTATCTTGGATCAAGAGCAGTTATCGATTCTTTATCAAATGCATTTGACTGGTTACAGAAAGATCGTAAGAATCCTGTTATTTTATATGCAGGAAATAATATAGGTGAAGATTACCTTGTTGAGCTTTTAACCTACCTGAAAGGTAAATCTTTTGGAATTATCAATATTTCCAAATCGGGAACAACAACAGAACCAGCTTTGGCTTTCCGTATACTGAAGGCAGAATTAGAAAAAGCTGTAGGTAAAGAAGAAGCTAAAAACCGTATTGTTGCAATCACAGATGCGGCTCGCGGAGCTTTGTATACGTTGGCAACAAAAGAAGGTTACAAGAAATATGTAATTCCTGACAATGTGGGAGGACGTTACTCTGTACTGACTCCGGTAGGGTTGCTTCCGATTGCGTTGGCTGGTATCGATATTCGTCAGTTAGTAGCGGGTGCGGTTTATATGGAAAAAGAAACAGCACCAAGTGTGTCATTCGAGAAGAATATTGCTGAGATATACGCCGTTACTCGTAATGAGCTGTATAAAAAAGGCAAAAAGATAGAAATCCTTGCAAACTTCAATCCTAAATTGCACTACATCGCAGAATGGTGGAAGCAGCTTTACGGAGAAAGTGAAGGCAAAGAAAATAAAGGTATATTTAATGCTGCTGTAGACTTTACTGCGGATCTTCACTCGATGGGTCAATGGATTCAGGAAGGTGAGCGTTCTATCTTCGAAACTGTTGTTTCTGTGGCTCAGCCAAACGAAACGTTGACAGTACCGACTGATGAGGAGAATCTTGATGGGTTGAACTTCCTTGCAGGTAAAAGAATAGACTTTGTAAACAAGATGGCAGAGTTGGGTACTCAGATTGCTCACGTTGACGGAGGTGTTCCGAATATAAAAGTAGAGTTGCCTAAACTGAATGAATATAGTATCGGACAGTTACTTTATTTCTTCGAAAAAGCATGTGGTATAAGCGGTTATATTCTTGGCGTAAATCCATTCGATCAGCCGGGAGTAGAGGCGTATAAGAAGAATATGTTTGCTCTTCTCGATAAACCGGGTTTTGAAAAGGAAAGCGAAGCAATTAAGAAAAGATTATAA
- a CDS encoding threonine/serine exporter family protein: MLIHILKDALLSFFVAIGFALLFETPKKGLLVAGLLGGLGHAIRFTLLYFDFGLISATLSGTVVIGLLGIYCAHKIHTPPVVFTLPACITMIPGLYAYNTMLGCIRIYEEGTTSAKTAFLLHDTVYNFILTSSLLFCLAIGICIAALLFRKKSVKKIKKIKDLGIKIF, translated from the coding sequence ATGCTAATACATATATTGAAAGACGCTCTTCTTAGTTTTTTTGTTGCTATAGGTTTTGCACTATTGTTCGAAACGCCTAAGAAGGGATTGTTGGTTGCCGGTTTGCTGGGAGGGCTTGGTCATGCTATTCGTTTTACGTTGTTGTATTTCGACTTTGGCTTGATCTCAGCTACGTTAAGTGGCACTGTTGTAATAGGGCTTTTGGGTATCTACTGTGCTCATAAGATACATACTCCTCCGGTTGTATTTACATTGCCGGCTTGTATAACCATGATACCGGGCTTGTATGCCTACAACACGATGCTGGGATGTATACGGATATATGAAGAGGGAACGACCAGTGCAAAAACAGCATTTTTATTGCATGACACGGTTTACAATTTTATATTGACATCTTCTTTACTCTTTTGTCTGGCAATCGGTATATGTATTGCCGCATTATTGTTTCGGAAAAAGAGCGTAAAGAAAATAAAGAAGATAAAAGATTTAGGGATAAAAATATTTTGA
- a CDS encoding phosphoenolpyruvate carboxykinase has product MLQEFTLNRGRAIINFSLKYCDNRQKILSSYAFHRVVESFIFRIKKDNQIIYDYFIKDFKTDEELTLSLIEVMKLLTVCEIDELLVVNNKFAPFFKDKGLFIELIEMLYNYWRRLERVTVVHNNRMGDGLQNVRFVQANQLLNELILSIYRRTEETVMGYSHSVYRQTIAGANAGLMLNDMQWNCPIEYKGLASIPFIGTVVINPPYISYTKKNTRDGIFQEHQTNPLANLILNEDEWFLYPAKVGNLLAFVYFHKDFMCHGLGLANLFELAKGNDYVGKKPDLIYVFGYPDGYEEKRTFYHKDKKNDILIGYANYCDDIDYFGYMKKMLLTLHNIKQMERGNLPIHGAMVNIALKNGKEANIIIMGDSGAGKSESLEAFRTLNEKYIRHMRVIFDDMGYLQFEADGQIKGYGTEIGAFVRTDDLDPAYAFAQLDRGIYTNPDRINARVTIPISTYEVISRGYTIDYMLYANNYAESETKISFFEDVDKAIEVFEDGARKAKGTTTEKGLVKSYFANPFGPVQERDKAEKLVRKFFLALDESDAKIGEMHTSLAIDGKSKEGPREAAEELFSIINE; this is encoded by the coding sequence ATGCTGCAAGAATTTACATTAAACAGGGGTCGTGCTATCATCAATTTCTCTTTGAAGTATTGTGATAACAGACAGAAAATTTTAAGTAGTTACGCGTTTCATCGGGTGGTTGAATCCTTTATTTTCAGAATAAAGAAAGATAACCAGATTATTTACGATTATTTTATTAAAGATTTCAAAACTGATGAAGAGCTCACCTTGTCTTTGATAGAGGTTATGAAGCTTTTGACTGTATGTGAAATAGATGAGCTTTTGGTAGTAAATAATAAATTTGCTCCATTCTTTAAGGATAAAGGCTTGTTTATAGAGCTTATAGAAATGCTGTATAACTATTGGAGAAGGCTGGAAAGGGTTACTGTTGTTCATAACAATCGCATGGGTGATGGTCTTCAAAATGTGCGCTTTGTGCAAGCAAACCAACTTCTTAATGAGTTGATTCTGTCTATCTACAGACGTACAGAAGAAACCGTAATGGGATACAGTCATAGCGTATACCGTCAGACTATCGCAGGGGCGAATGCAGGCTTGATGCTTAACGATATGCAATGGAATTGCCCGATTGAATATAAGGGGCTTGCATCTATACCATTTATAGGAACAGTCGTTATCAATCCTCCTTATATTTCATATACGAAAAAGAATACCAGAGATGGTATCTTCCAGGAACATCAAACAAACCCTTTGGCTAATTTGATTCTGAATGAGGATGAGTGGTTTCTGTACCCTGCAAAAGTTGGTAACTTGTTAGCTTTTGTCTATTTCCATAAAGATTTTATGTGTCATGGTTTAGGTCTTGCTAACTTGTTCGAGTTGGCTAAAGGCAACGATTATGTAGGAAAGAAACCTGATTTGATTTACGTATTCGGATATCCTGACGGCTATGAAGAAAAACGTACTTTCTATCATAAGGATAAGAAGAATGATATATTGATCGGTTATGCTAATTATTGCGATGATATCGACTATTTTGGTTATATGAAGAAGATGCTTCTTACGCTGCATAATATCAAGCAAATGGAAAGAGGCAATCTGCCTATTCATGGGGCTATGGTGAACATTGCTCTGAAGAATGGTAAAGAAGCAAATATTATCATAATGGGAGATAGTGGAGCCGGTAAATCTGAAAGTCTTGAAGCTTTCCGCACACTCAACGAAAAATATATACGTCACATGCGTGTAATATTCGATGATATGGGATATTTGCAATTTGAAGCTGACGGACAGATAAAAGGATATGGAACTGAGATAGGAGCCTTTGTCCGTACTGACGACTTGGATCCTGCTTATGCTTTTGCTCAGCTTGATAGAGGTATCTACACCAACCCCGATAGAATAAATGCACGAGTAACCATTCCGATATCTACTTATGAGGTTATATCGAGAGGGTATACGATTGACTATATGCTATATGCTAATAATTATGCCGAATCGGAAACAAAGATCAGTTTCTTTGAGGATGTCGATAAAGCAATAGAGGTTTTTGAAGACGGAGCAAGAAAGGCAAAAGGAACAACTACCGAGAAAGGGCTTGTTAAGTCTTATTTCGCAAATCCTTTTGGTCCTGTGCAGGAAAGAGATAAAGCCGAAAAGCTTGTACGTAAATTCTTCTTGGCTTTAGACGAAAGTGATGCAAAAATAGGAGAGATGCATACTTCTCTGGCTATTGATGGTAAAAGCAAAGAAGGGCCACGTGAAGCGGCTGAAGAGCTTTTCAGTATTATCAATGAATAA
- a CDS encoding DUF2334 domain-containing protein, which produces MYNKKILFSLLLLFCAISLTNTAFSQNRKIVILKLDDVTAGGTEGVVSPRWQRVADYIENKKIKAGFGIIGFSLAEDNPAYFKWITDRAERGFIEFWNHGYYNRTKGDTIGEFEGTYEQQLKALQLTDSLAKAKLGLQLRVWGPHWSSTNTNTDKALAQFPQIKMTLGSPISPVYYKGYVLPNTLDMEYPVHNPNYDEFLKAYREKSKDLNYFYLQGHPNSWNENQWQNFVKIVEFLESENVKFVTPSEFLEIIKGK; this is translated from the coding sequence ATGTACAACAAAAAGATATTATTTTCTCTGCTTCTATTGTTCTGTGCCATATCATTGACAAATACTGCATTTTCTCAAAACCGGAAAATTGTCATTTTAAAGCTAGATGATGTAACTGCAGGAGGTACAGAAGGAGTTGTTTCTCCCCGCTGGCAACGTGTCGCAGATTATATAGAAAACAAAAAGATAAAAGCAGGTTTTGGTATAATTGGATTTTCTCTTGCCGAGGACAACCCGGCTTACTTCAAATGGATTACCGACCGTGCAGAAAGAGGTTTCATTGAATTCTGGAATCATGGTTATTATAACCGCACCAAAGGTGATACAATAGGCGAATTTGAAGGCACTTACGAGCAACAGCTCAAAGCTCTACAGTTGACAGACAGCCTTGCAAAAGCCAAACTCGGACTTCAGCTTCGGGTATGGGGACCTCACTGGAGCAGCACAAACACGAACACAGACAAAGCCTTAGCTCAATTTCCTCAAATAAAAATGACATTAGGCAGTCCTATATCTCCCGTCTACTACAAAGGATATGTATTACCCAACACTCTAGATATGGAATATCCGGTACATAACCCGAATTATGATGAATTCCTTAAGGCTTATCGCGAAAAATCGAAAGATTTAAATTATTTCTACCTACAGGGGCATCCAAATAGTTGGAACGAAAACCAATGGCAAAATTTTGTAAAAATAGTAGAGTTTTTAGAATCGGAGAATGTAAAATTCGTTACCCCATCAGAATTTCTAGAAATAATAAAAGGTAAATAA
- the lysS gene encoding lysine--tRNA ligase, protein MNILELSEQEIIRRQSLDELRALGVEPYPAALYEVNAYSKEIKESFHDDADKRYVSLAGRIMGRRIMGKASFMELQDSEGRIQVYISRDDLCPDENKELYNTVFKKLLDIGDFVGVKGFVFRTQMGEISVHAEELTVLGKSLRPLPVVKVKDGVTYDGFTDPEQRYRQRYVDLVVNDNVKDVFLKRTKVFNSMREFLNGHGYIEVDTPVLQSIPGGATARPFITHHNALDIPLYLRIANELYLKRLIVGGFDGVYEFSRNFRNEGMDRTHNPEFTVMEFYAAYKDYNWMMDFTERMLEKICTDVHGTTKVKMGDKEIDYKAPYPRVTMIDSIKHFTGFDISGMDEDQLRDVCKQLDIEQDATMGKGKLIDAIFGEKCEGNYIQPTFIIDYPVEMSPLTKKHRNNPELTERFELMVNGKELANAYSELNDPIDQRARFEDQLKLSEKGDDEAMFIDQDFLRALEYGMPPTSGIGIGMDRLVMFMTGQESIQEVMFFPQMRPEKAPKKDAVSKYKELGIAEDLVPVLQKAGYFTVESMKDVNSQKIRQDIGEVNKKYKLDLALPSVDEVEGWVKKLS, encoded by the coding sequence ATGAATATATTGGAATTAAGCGAACAGGAGATAATTCGCAGACAAAGTTTAGATGAACTAAGAGCATTGGGAGTAGAACCCTATCCGGCTGCATTGTATGAGGTAAATGCATATTCGAAAGAGATCAAAGAGAGCTTTCATGATGATGCGGATAAGCGTTATGTGTCTTTAGCGGGACGTATAATGGGGCGTCGTATTATGGGTAAAGCTTCCTTTATGGAATTGCAAGACTCGGAAGGACGTATACAGGTTTATATTTCTCGAGATGATCTTTGTCCGGATGAAAATAAAGAGCTTTATAACACTGTCTTCAAGAAATTGCTCGATATTGGCGATTTCGTTGGTGTTAAAGGATTTGTTTTTCGCACACAGATGGGCGAAATATCCGTACATGCCGAAGAATTAACGGTTTTAGGGAAATCGCTTCGTCCTCTTCCTGTCGTAAAAGTAAAAGATGGTGTTACCTATGATGGTTTTACCGATCCTGAGCAACGTTATCGTCAACGCTATGTTGATTTGGTTGTTAACGACAACGTTAAAGATGTATTCCTTAAAAGAACAAAAGTGTTCAACTCTATGCGTGAATTCCTTAATGGACATGGATATATAGAAGTTGATACGCCTGTGCTGCAAAGCATTCCCGGAGGAGCTACAGCTCGTCCTTTCATCACGCATCATAATGCACTAGACATTCCTCTATATCTGCGTATTGCAAACGAACTGTATCTAAAGCGCCTTATTGTAGGCGGGTTTGATGGAGTATATGAGTTTTCTCGTAATTTCCGCAACGAAGGCATGGACCGTACGCATAATCCGGAATTTACAGTAATGGAATTCTATGCCGCCTATAAGGATTATAACTGGATGATGGACTTCACAGAGAGGATGTTGGAGAAGATCTGTACAGATGTTCATGGTACAACTAAGGTAAAGATGGGCGATAAGGAGATAGACTATAAGGCTCCATATCCTCGTGTTACGATGATTGACTCTATCAAACATTTTACAGGTTTTGACATTAGTGGCATGGATGAAGATCAGCTACGTGATGTTTGTAAACAGTTAGATATAGAGCAAGATGCAACTATGGGCAAAGGAAAGCTGATAGATGCCATCTTTGGTGAAAAGTGCGAAGGAAACTATATACAACCTACATTTATAATAGACTATCCCGTAGAGATGTCTCCGCTTACAAAGAAGCATCGCAATAATCCGGAACTAACAGAGCGTTTCGAGCTGATGGTTAATGGCAAGGAATTGGCGAATGCATATTCTGAGCTGAATGATCCGATTGATCAGCGTGCTCGTTTCGAAGATCAGCTCAAATTGTCTGAAAAAGGAGACGATGAGGCAATGTTTATCGATCAGGATTTCTTGCGTGCATTAGAGTATGGTATGCCTCCTACAAGTGGTATCGGTATCGGTATGGATCGTCTGGTGATGTTTATGACCGGTCAGGAAAGCATACAAGAGGTGATGTTCTTCCCTCAGATGCGTCCCGAGAAAGCACCAAAGAAAGATGCTGTATCAAAATATAAAGAATTAGGAATAGCTGAAGATCTTGTCCCTGTACTACAAAAAGCAGGATATTTTACTGTCGAAAGCATGAAGGATGTCAATTCACAGAAGATAAGACAAGATATAGGTGAAGTCAATAAAAAATATAAACTGGATTTAGCACTACCTTCTGTAGACGAAGTAGAAGGATGGGTGAAAAAGCTTAGCTAA